CATTGCCATTGCAGCATCTGATGGTTTACCAATTCCTGCATCTACAATTACTGGAAGTTTACTATTTTCAAGCATCATTTCAATAAGTTCCTTTGTTATAATTCCACGGTTTGACCCAATAGGTGATCCAAGTGGCATAACTGCTGCTGCTCCAGCTTCTTCCAATTTTTTTGCTGTAACTAAATCTGGCATTATATATGGAAGAACGATAAATCCTTCATCTGCTAAAATTTTTGTAGCTTTAACAGTTTCAGCATTGTCAGGCATCAAATATTTATTATCATTTATTATTTCAATTTTTATAAAATCTCCACATCCTGCTTCTCTTGCAATATGTGCAATTTTAACTGCCTCTTCTGCATTTCTTGCTCCAGATGTATTTGGAAGTAATGTCATATTTTTAGGAATATAATTCAAAATGTTTTCTTTGGGATTAGTGAAATTAATTCTTCTCAAAGCCATTGTTATTATTTCAGACTTAGATGCTTCTAACATAGGTGCTACTAAATTTTTATCTGAAAATTTTCCTGTTCCTGTTAACAATCTGCTACCAAACTTACGCCCTTTTAAAACTAATTCATCCATTTTACTATCTCCTTCTTATTTTTGTCCTATATTATGTATTATAAAATTATCCACCTGAAACGAAACTTAGAACTTCTACGACATAATCATTGGCTATTTTTTGGACTTTCCAGTCATTTTTTTTGATTACTTCATCATTTACTAAGACTACTGCTCCACCTAATTTTAGATTATTTTCTTTGGATAATCTTTCAAGAAGTTTTTCTACAGTAATCTCTGTTCCTTCAATTTCATATTTTTCTCCATTTAGTTTTATATTCATATAACTATCTCCTGCCTATATCATTTCATTACATCTTTTCATAGGACATAAGTCTCCACACATAGTGCAAACTTTTTCTTCAATTGGCATAGAAGATTTTCTATATTCTCTTGCTTTCTCTGGATCTAAACATGTTTCAAACATTCCTTCCCAGTTAAGTTCTCCTCTATATTTACTCATCTTGTTATCCCAATCTCTTGCTCCATTTAATCCTTTTGCAATATCTGCAGCATGTCCAGCTATTCTTGATGCCATTATCCCTTCTTTCATATCTTCTAAAGTTGGAAGTCTTAAGTGTTCAGCTGGTGTTACATAACAAAGGAAATCTGCTCCTGCTGATGCAGCTATTGCTCCACCAATTGCAGCAGTAATATGATCATATCCTGGTGCAACGTCTGTTACTAAAGGTCCTAATACATAGAAAGGTGCATTATGGCATAATTTTTTCTCAAGTTGCATATTTGTAACTATCTCATGCATAGGAATGTGTCCAGGTCCTTCAATCATAACTTGTACATTTTTTTCCCAAGCTCTTTTTGTAAGTTCTCCTAATATTAATAACTCTTGAATTTGAGGACCATCTGTTGAGTCATGAATACTTCCAGGTCTTAATCCATCTCCTAAACTTAGAGTTACGTCATATTTTTGGCATATATCAAGTAATCTATCATAGTGCTCATAGAAAGGATTTTCTTTATCATTTAATACCATCCATTGGAATAGTATTGATCCTCCTCTACTTACAACTTTAGTTAATCTTTTACTATTTTTTAATCTTTCAACACATGTTTTATTAAATCCTGCATGTATTGTTAAGAAATCTATTCCATCTTCACAGTGTTGTTCTACTACGCTAAAAAGATCATCCACTGTCATATCTTTAATATTTTTCCCAAGTTTTGCAACTGCGTCATACATAGGAACTGTTCCTAGCATAACTGGTGAAATCTCAACTAGCTCCTGTCTGAATTTTTTTGTATCACCAAATGTACTTAAATCCATTATTGCATCTGCACCGTATTCAATTGCTTTTTTAACTTTTACCATTTCCCCCATATAGTCACAGCTATCTTCTGATACCCCTAAGTTTACATTTACTTTTGTTTTAGTTCCTGTTCCTATTGCTCTTGGATAAATGTTTTTATGATTTTTGTTTCCAGGAATTATAACTGAACCTTCAGCTATTCTTTTCATTAAGAGATCCTTGTCCATTTTTTCATCCCTAGCTACAATCTCCATCTCTCTTGTAAATATCCCTTTTTTTGCTGCTTCCATTTGAGTACTATACATAACATCCTCCTAAAATAATTTTTTATATAAAAAAATAGCTCAATACCACGTACTGAGCTATATAATCCAAATTAATATAAGTTAAAATATATTAAAGTAATTATCTTGCTTCCCTACGCTGGTATTATCCATATCAGGTTCTAAGGGTCAGGACCGTATCCTTCTCAGCCAATTGGCTCCCCTAGCAAACTATTCTTTTCATTCGCTATTATATACTTATTTTTCTATACTGTCAAATTTTTATTTTTCTTTTATAAATTTATCTATTTCAAAAGCCGCTTTTTTCCCTGCTTCCATAGCCAGTATCACTGTAGCAGCTCCAGTTACAGCATCTCCACCTGCAAATATCTCTTTTCTAGTTGTTTTTCCATTGTCATCAGCTTCGATGCCATTCCATCTATTTGCATTTAATCCTTCTGTAGTTTCACATATAAGTGGATTTGGAGAAGTTCCAAGTGCCATTATTACTGTATCACATTCCATAATAAATTCACTTCCAGGAATTTTAGTTACAGATGCTCTTCCTCTTTCGTCAGGTTCTCCAAGTTTCATCTTTATACATTTAACCTCTTTTACCCAACCATTTTCATCACCAATTATTTCAACTGGGTTTACAAGAAAATCAAATTTAACTCCCTCTTCTTTAGCGTGGATTATCTCTTCTTTTCTTGCTGGAAGCTCACTCTCACTTCTTCTGTAAACTATTGTTGTATCAGCTCCTAATCTTTTTGCAGTTCTTGCAGCATCCATTGCTACGTTCCCTCCACCTACAACAAACACTTTTCTACCAAGTGTAATTGGAGTATCATAATCAGGTCTATTAGCTTTCATCAGGTTTACTCTTGTTAAAAATTCATTAGCAGAAAATACTCCATTGAAGTTTTCTCCTGGAATATTCATAAATTTAGGTAGTCCTGCTCCTGTACCAATAAATACTGCAGAAAAACCTTGTTCATCTATTAGTTCATCTACTGTTATTGTCTTTCCAATAATAGTATCTGTTTTTACAGTTACTCCCATTTCATATAATTTATTAATCTCTCTGTCTACTATATCATCCTTTGGAAGTCTAAATTCTGGAATTCCGTAACTTAATACTCCACCTAATTTATGCAGTGCTTCATATACTGTTACTTTATATCCCATTTTTGCAAGTTCTCCTGCTGCAGTTAACCCTGCAGGTCCACTTCCAATTACAGCGATTTTTTCTTTTTTCTCTTCTTCAATTACTACTGGAATTTCATTTTCTATTGCCCAGTCACCTACAAATCTTTCAAGTTTTCCTATAGCAACTGGTTGTCCTTTTATTCCTAACACACATTTACCTTCACATTGTGTTTCCTGTGGGCAAACTCTTCCACAAATTGCTGGTAAAGTTGAATATTTTGATATTACATCACTTGCTTTTCTAAGATCTCCATTTTTAATCTCTTTTATAAAAGATGGTATATCTATATTTACAGGACATCCTTTAACGCATAGTGGATTTTTACAATTTAAACATCTTTCTGCTTCTTTTTGTGCCTCTTCAAAGTTATAACCATAAGAAACTTCTGAGAAGTTTTTATTTCTTACATTTGGTTCCTGCTCTCTCACAGGAATTCTTCCACTGTCATCAATTATATCATCATGAATTGGACAGCTGTCATTATGATGTGTCTCTCCATCTTCTATTTTTAGTATATTTTTTCCTTCTTCAGTCTTATACATATTCTGTCTTCTTAAAGCTTCATCATAATCAACTTTATCTCCATCAAATTCTGGACCATCCACACATGCAAATTTAACCTTACCATCAATAGTAACTCTACAAGCTCCACACATTCCTGTTCCATCTATCATAAGTGGGTTCAAACTTACAGTATTTTTAATTCCATACTCTCTACATTTTAATGATGCAAACTTCATCATCATTATTGGTCCAATAAGCACTGCATGATCATACTTTTTATCTCTATTATTTATAAGGTCATCTATAACATCTGTTACTCTACCCTTTTTTCCAAAAGTTCCATCATCTGTACAGATATATAGATTTTTAGCAACTTTACTCATCTCATCTTTAAATATAAGAGTATCTCTATTTCTTGATCCAATAATTACATCTGCATCAATTCCATGTTCTTTAAACCATTTCACTTGTGGATATATAGGTGCTGTCCCAACTCCACCTGCAACAAAAAGGTATTTTTTCTTTTTTAATTCTTCCAGTGGTATATCTAAAAACTCACTTGCTTGACCTAAAGGTCCAACTAAATCCTGAAGATGTTCTCCTTCTTCATATTTAGCTATTTTTTTTGTTCCTTTTCCAACTACTTGAAATACAATAACTACGCTTCCTCTTTCAGTATTGTAATCACATATTGTCAAAGGAATTCTTTCACCCTTTTTATCAGCTTTTACTATAAGGAATTGTCCAGGTTTTGCTGATTTGGCAAGTAGTTTTGCCTCAATTTCCATGCTACATATCAATGGAGTTAACCATTTCTTTTTTAAAATTTTAAACATATATTTTTACTGCTAAAGCAGTTTCACCTCCAAAATTCTTATGACAATATTTTTTCTATTTCTAATAAAAGTTTTGCAATTTTCTCTTTTTTCTTTTTATCTAATTCATCAAATTTATTATTTATTTTTTTATATAAATCATCAAGTTGACCAATTTCAAAATCATAATTTATCTCTTCTGTATTTCTATATTCAAGATTTTGAGTTTTTCTACTTTTAATTATATCCATAACTCTTTTATAGTCAACATCATTATTTTCCTCATCTAATATTACAAATATATCTTCTTTTTCTTTATAAAATTGCTCTATAGCTCTTACAGGCAATATTGAGATAATCTGTTTTATTCTCTCATTCTTAGT
The sequence above is drawn from the Fusobacterium sp. DD2 genome and encodes:
- a CDS encoding thiazole synthase, whose protein sequence is MDELVLKGRKFGSRLLTGTGKFSDKNLVAPMLEASKSEIITMALRRINFTNPKENILNYIPKNMTLLPNTSGARNAEEAVKIAHIAREAGCGDFIKIEIINDNKYLMPDNAETVKATKILADEGFIVLPYIMPDLVTAKKLEEAGAAAVMPLGSPIGSNRGIITKELIEMMLENSKLPVIVDAGIGKPSDAAMAMEMGCDAVLVNTAIATAQDPVRMGRAFALAVEAGREAFLSKMAEEKKYASASSPLTDFLDLGDNK
- the thiS gene encoding sulfur carrier protein ThiS, whose translation is MNIKLNGEKYEIEGTEITVEKLLERLSKENNLKLGGAVVLVNDEVIKKNDWKVQKIANDYVVEVLSFVSGG
- the thiC gene encoding phosphomethylpyrimidine synthase ThiC, with protein sequence MYSTQMEAAKKGIFTREMEIVARDEKMDKDLLMKRIAEGSVIIPGNKNHKNIYPRAIGTGTKTKVNVNLGVSEDSCDYMGEMVKVKKAIEYGADAIMDLSTFGDTKKFRQELVEISPVMLGTVPMYDAVAKLGKNIKDMTVDDLFSVVEQHCEDGIDFLTIHAGFNKTCVERLKNSKRLTKVVSRGGSILFQWMVLNDKENPFYEHYDRLLDICQKYDVTLSLGDGLRPGSIHDSTDGPQIQELLILGELTKRAWEKNVQVMIEGPGHIPMHEIVTNMQLEKKLCHNAPFYVLGPLVTDVAPGYDHITAAIGGAIAASAGADFLCYVTPAEHLRLPTLEDMKEGIMASRIAGHAADIAKGLNGARDWDNKMSKYRGELNWEGMFETCLDPEKAREYRKSSMPIEEKVCTMCGDLCPMKRCNEMI
- a CDS encoding bifunctional dihydroorotate dehydrogenase B NAD binding subunit/NADPH-dependent glutamate synthase; its protein translation is MFKILKKKWLTPLICSMEIEAKLLAKSAKPGQFLIVKADKKGERIPLTICDYNTERGSVVIVFQVVGKGTKKIAKYEEGEHLQDLVGPLGQASEFLDIPLEELKKKKYLFVAGGVGTAPIYPQVKWFKEHGIDADVIIGSRNRDTLIFKDEMSKVAKNLYICTDDGTFGKKGRVTDVIDDLINNRDKKYDHAVLIGPIMMMKFASLKCREYGIKNTVSLNPLMIDGTGMCGACRVTIDGKVKFACVDGPEFDGDKVDYDEALRRQNMYKTEEGKNILKIEDGETHHNDSCPIHDDIIDDSGRIPVREQEPNVRNKNFSEVSYGYNFEEAQKEAERCLNCKNPLCVKGCPVNIDIPSFIKEIKNGDLRKASDVISKYSTLPAICGRVCPQETQCEGKCVLGIKGQPVAIGKLERFVGDWAIENEIPVVIEEEKKEKIAVIGSGPAGLTAAGELAKMGYKVTVYEALHKLGGVLSYGIPEFRLPKDDIVDREINKLYEMGVTVKTDTIIGKTITVDELIDEQGFSAVFIGTGAGLPKFMNIPGENFNGVFSANEFLTRVNLMKANRPDYDTPITLGRKVFVVGGGNVAMDAARTAKRLGADTTIVYRRSESELPARKEEIIHAKEEGVKFDFLVNPVEIIGDENGWVKEVKCIKMKLGEPDERGRASVTKIPGSEFIMECDTVIMALGTSPNPLICETTEGLNANRWNGIEADDNGKTTRKEIFAGGDAVTGAATVILAMEAGKKAAFEIDKFIKEK